Proteins from one Sarcophilus harrisii chromosome 2, mSarHar1.11, whole genome shotgun sequence genomic window:
- the URGCP gene encoding up-regulator of cell proliferation isoform X3: MFRERRSDFRHSDLGEVVPEGKDPETTQAEQENTDGTEEAQENGQPIVADFLTEERSRLHETMSLLGLETYCNRKLSLQDARQISFDSMKNWAPQVPTDLPWSFLRKLLALNSEVRNTTLLSDLPQDDRTGEKETQVDEQEIYWGTSEDIYSLTELVTTPDVPLNPLDLLCALLLCSDSFLQQELLVKMSLCQFALPVVLPDSETQNHTFLLWALRGVMRTWWWQSPGGPRTWREESLVLTRVPIISFARMDISSHSKSHLLNAVMSPSHHQPHDYFCHREMPSAANAREIADGLVEMSWYSPGSSSKENLDVFPEPVAFANLRGEIGSHWQQFKLLTETSAAVFILTDNIGQKEYELLCSLSGSTTRYYLILSPYRGKRNANLRFLNKLVSVLQIDYSHVLVKVSSTDSKRLVKRLQAIVVNVIKSASRKVSLEDMAETARTLGLKVDEDCEECQKARERVEKITQDIQDVELYKREKLRLQGDPWRSIAQVEKELCRLQRAGDSSPEKYKSELRQRLLALRMHQNRYELGGGMQEFIKGIANPSLVEKQYFLGWMKLKLEEMARQGRRQPPEALAPLGPKHSRPAELSEQLWPTSLGVEHFLREMGQFYEAECYLVEAGKMAESQKRFTHFVGLASELVLSGFPLELMDRGTCCVPLRWVTGILRELHARLEGRPRLLVLSVLGAEGTGKSTLLNTMFGLQFATSRSYKPHGTFMQLISVTEDFRQDLGCDFILVIDSGGLTGGAVAARGERYELEVSLATLAMGLSNITVVSMAETKDTPLAALHAFLKLEKLGHVPNCQLVSQDLSDGPVPRPNPRDRKQLLEQLNDLSKAVAEMEKQDEERALSDTVLCDPEKHIWHIPRLWHGMPPMAPVSLGYCEAVFELKRCLLENIRNGVCHQHRDIVHLVELVGRL; encoded by the exons GCACTCTGATTTGGGAGAAGTGGTACCGGAAGGGAAGGACCCAGAGACTACACAGGCTGAACAGGAAAATACAG ATGGCACAGAAGAAGCCCAGGAGAATGGACAGCCCATTGTGGCTGACTTCCTTACAG AGGAAAGGAGCAGGCTACATGAAACAATGTCACTCTTGGGACTGGAGACTTACTGCAACAGGAAACTCAGCCTCCAGGATGCCCGGCAGATCAGTTTTGACAGTATGAAGAACTGGGCACCCCAGGTGCCCACTGATTTGCCTTGGAGCTTCCTCAGAAAGCTCTTGGCTCTCAACTCGGAAGTCCGCAACACTACTTTGTTATCGGACTTGCCCCAGGATGACAGGACAGGTGAGAAAGAAACACAAGTAGATGAGCAGGAGATATACTGGGGTACCTCCGAGGACATTTATTCCCTCACCGAACTGGTGACGACCCCGGACGTGCCCCTGAATCCCTTGGACCTCCTCTGTGCGCTTCTCCTTTGCTCGGACAGTTTCCTGCAGCAGGAGTTGCTGGTCAAGATGTCTCTTTGCCAGTTTGCCCTCCCCGTCGTCTTGCCGGACTCAGAGACCCAAAACCACACCTTCCTGCTGTGGGCCCTGCGGGGTGTGATGAGGACGTGGTGGTGGCAGTCCCCGGGGGGGCCCAGGACTTGGAGAGAGGAGAGTCTGGTGCTCACGAGGGTGCCGATCATCTCCTTTGCACGCATGGACATCAGTAGCCACTCCAAGTCCCACCTCCTCAATGCCGTCATGAGCCCCAGTCACCACCAGCCCCATGACTATTTCTGCCACCGGGAGATGCCGTCGGCGGCCAATGCTCGGGAGATTGCAGACGGCTTGGTCGAGATGTCCTGGTACTCCCCGGGCAGCAGCAGCAAAGAGAACCTGGATGTCTTCCCGGAGCCCGTCGCCTTCGCCAATCTGAGGGGTGAGATCGGAAGTCACTGGCAGCAGTTCAAGCTTTTGACGGAGACATCGGCGGCCGTTTTCATTTTAACCGACAACATCGGCCAGAAGGAGTACGAGCTGCTCTGCTCCCTGAGTGGGTCCACCACTCGCTATTACCTCATCCTGAGCCCCTACCGTGGCAAACGCAACGCCAACCTGAGGTTCCTGAACAAGCTGGTGTCGGTCCTTCAGATCGACTACTCTCACGTCCTGGTGAAGGTCAGCAGCACGGACAGCAAGCGCCTCGTCAAGCGGCTCCAGGCCATTGTGGTGAATGTCATCAAGTCGGCGAGCAGGAAGGTGTCCCTGGAGGACATGGCGGAAACGGCTCGGACCCTGGGCCTAAAAGTGGATGAGGATTGCGAAGAGTGTCAGAAGGCGCGCGAGCGGGTGGAAAAGATCACCCAGGATATCCAGGACGTGGAGCTGTACAAGAGGGAGAAGCTCCGGTTACAGGGGGACCCTTGGAGAAGCATCGCCCAGGTGGAGAAGGAGCTCTGCCGGCTACAGCGGGCTGGCGACTCTTCTCCGGAGAAATACAAGTCGGAGCTCCGGCAGCGGCTGCTGGCCCTGAGGATGCACCAAAACCGCTATGAGCTGGGCGGGGGCATGCAGGAATTCATTAAGGGAATCGCCAACCCCTCCCTGGTGGAGAAGCAATACTTCCTGGGCTGGATGAaactgaagctggaagagatggCAAGGCAGGGCCGGCGGCAGCCCCCAGAGGCCCTGGCACCCCTGGGACCCAAACACAGTCGGCCGGCAGAGCTCAGCGAGCAGCTCTGGCCCACTTCCTTGGGGGTGGAGCACTTCTTGAGGGAGATGGGGCAGTTTTACGAAGCCGAGTGCTACCTTGTGGAGGCGGGGAAGATGGCGGAGAGCCAGAAGCGGTTCACCCACTTTGTGGGCCTGGCCTCAGAGCTGGTCTTGAGTGGCTTTCCTCTGGAGCTGATGGATCGAGGCACCTGCTGCGTTCCCTTGCGGTGGGTGACAGGCATCCTGAGGGAGCTTCACGCCCGGCTGGAGGGCAGACCCCGACTGCTGGTGCTCTCTGTGCTGGGAGCAGAGGGCACGGGGAAATCCACTCTGCTCAACACCATGTTTGGGCTCCAGTTTGCCACCAGCAGGAGCTACAAACCCCACGGCACTTTCATGCAGCTCATTTCGGTGACAGAGGACTTCCGCCAGGACCTGGGCTGTGACTTCATTCTGGTGATTGATTCCGGGGGGTTGACGGGTGGGGCCGTGGCCGCCAGGGGGGAGAGGTATGAGCTGGAGGTGTCCCTGGCCACTCTGGCCATGGGGCTCAGCAACATCACCGTGGTCAGCATGGCTGAAACCAAGGACACCCCTCTCGCTGccctccatgcctttctgaagCTCGAAAAATTGGGGCACGTCCCCAACTGTCAACTTGTGTCCCAGGACCTCAGTGACGGGCCAGTCCCCAGACCCAACCCGAGAGACCGGAAGCAGCTGCTGGAACAACTGAACGACCTGAGCAAAGCCGTAGCTGAGATGGAGAAGCAGGACGAGGAGCGGGCCCTCTCGGACACAGTCTTGTGCGACCCTGAGAAGCACATCTGGCACATCCCTCGCTTGTGGCATGGCATGCCCCCCATGGCCCCCGTGAGCTTGGGCTATTGTGAAGCCGTCTTCGAGTTAAAGAGATGCCTCCTAGAGAACATCAGAAATGGGGTGTGTCATCAGCACAGGGACATCGTACACCTGGTGGAGCTGGTGGGGCGGCTGTGA
- the URGCP gene encoding up-regulator of cell proliferation isoform X2 translates to MQNELFKEKEIWHSDLGEVVPEGKDPETTQAEQENTDGTEEAQENGQPIVADFLTEERSRLHETMSLLGLETYCNRKLSLQDARQISFDSMKNWAPQVPTDLPWSFLRKLLALNSEVRNTTLLSDLPQDDRTGEKETQVDEQEIYWGTSEDIYSLTELVTTPDVPLNPLDLLCALLLCSDSFLQQELLVKMSLCQFALPVVLPDSETQNHTFLLWALRGVMRTWWWQSPGGPRTWREESLVLTRVPIISFARMDISSHSKSHLLNAVMSPSHHQPHDYFCHREMPSAANAREIADGLVEMSWYSPGSSSKENLDVFPEPVAFANLRGEIGSHWQQFKLLTETSAAVFILTDNIGQKEYELLCSLSGSTTRYYLILSPYRGKRNANLRFLNKLVSVLQIDYSHVLVKVSSTDSKRLVKRLQAIVVNVIKSASRKVSLEDMAETARTLGLKVDEDCEECQKARERVEKITQDIQDVELYKREKLRLQGDPWRSIAQVEKELCRLQRAGDSSPEKYKSELRQRLLALRMHQNRYELGGGMQEFIKGIANPSLVEKQYFLGWMKLKLEEMARQGRRQPPEALAPLGPKHSRPAELSEQLWPTSLGVEHFLREMGQFYEAECYLVEAGKMAESQKRFTHFVGLASELVLSGFPLELMDRGTCCVPLRWVTGILRELHARLEGRPRLLVLSVLGAEGTGKSTLLNTMFGLQFATSRSYKPHGTFMQLISVTEDFRQDLGCDFILVIDSGGLTGGAVAARGERYELEVSLATLAMGLSNITVVSMAETKDTPLAALHAFLKLEKLGHVPNCQLVSQDLSDGPVPRPNPRDRKQLLEQLNDLSKAVAEMEKQDEERALSDTVLCDPEKHIWHIPRLWHGMPPMAPVSLGYCEAVFELKRCLLENIRNGVCHQHRDIVHLVELVGRL, encoded by the exons GCACTCTGATTTGGGAGAAGTGGTACCGGAAGGGAAGGACCCAGAGACTACACAGGCTGAACAGGAAAATACAG ATGGCACAGAAGAAGCCCAGGAGAATGGACAGCCCATTGTGGCTGACTTCCTTACAG AGGAAAGGAGCAGGCTACATGAAACAATGTCACTCTTGGGACTGGAGACTTACTGCAACAGGAAACTCAGCCTCCAGGATGCCCGGCAGATCAGTTTTGACAGTATGAAGAACTGGGCACCCCAGGTGCCCACTGATTTGCCTTGGAGCTTCCTCAGAAAGCTCTTGGCTCTCAACTCGGAAGTCCGCAACACTACTTTGTTATCGGACTTGCCCCAGGATGACAGGACAGGTGAGAAAGAAACACAAGTAGATGAGCAGGAGATATACTGGGGTACCTCCGAGGACATTTATTCCCTCACCGAACTGGTGACGACCCCGGACGTGCCCCTGAATCCCTTGGACCTCCTCTGTGCGCTTCTCCTTTGCTCGGACAGTTTCCTGCAGCAGGAGTTGCTGGTCAAGATGTCTCTTTGCCAGTTTGCCCTCCCCGTCGTCTTGCCGGACTCAGAGACCCAAAACCACACCTTCCTGCTGTGGGCCCTGCGGGGTGTGATGAGGACGTGGTGGTGGCAGTCCCCGGGGGGGCCCAGGACTTGGAGAGAGGAGAGTCTGGTGCTCACGAGGGTGCCGATCATCTCCTTTGCACGCATGGACATCAGTAGCCACTCCAAGTCCCACCTCCTCAATGCCGTCATGAGCCCCAGTCACCACCAGCCCCATGACTATTTCTGCCACCGGGAGATGCCGTCGGCGGCCAATGCTCGGGAGATTGCAGACGGCTTGGTCGAGATGTCCTGGTACTCCCCGGGCAGCAGCAGCAAAGAGAACCTGGATGTCTTCCCGGAGCCCGTCGCCTTCGCCAATCTGAGGGGTGAGATCGGAAGTCACTGGCAGCAGTTCAAGCTTTTGACGGAGACATCGGCGGCCGTTTTCATTTTAACCGACAACATCGGCCAGAAGGAGTACGAGCTGCTCTGCTCCCTGAGTGGGTCCACCACTCGCTATTACCTCATCCTGAGCCCCTACCGTGGCAAACGCAACGCCAACCTGAGGTTCCTGAACAAGCTGGTGTCGGTCCTTCAGATCGACTACTCTCACGTCCTGGTGAAGGTCAGCAGCACGGACAGCAAGCGCCTCGTCAAGCGGCTCCAGGCCATTGTGGTGAATGTCATCAAGTCGGCGAGCAGGAAGGTGTCCCTGGAGGACATGGCGGAAACGGCTCGGACCCTGGGCCTAAAAGTGGATGAGGATTGCGAAGAGTGTCAGAAGGCGCGCGAGCGGGTGGAAAAGATCACCCAGGATATCCAGGACGTGGAGCTGTACAAGAGGGAGAAGCTCCGGTTACAGGGGGACCCTTGGAGAAGCATCGCCCAGGTGGAGAAGGAGCTCTGCCGGCTACAGCGGGCTGGCGACTCTTCTCCGGAGAAATACAAGTCGGAGCTCCGGCAGCGGCTGCTGGCCCTGAGGATGCACCAAAACCGCTATGAGCTGGGCGGGGGCATGCAGGAATTCATTAAGGGAATCGCCAACCCCTCCCTGGTGGAGAAGCAATACTTCCTGGGCTGGATGAaactgaagctggaagagatggCAAGGCAGGGCCGGCGGCAGCCCCCAGAGGCCCTGGCACCCCTGGGACCCAAACACAGTCGGCCGGCAGAGCTCAGCGAGCAGCTCTGGCCCACTTCCTTGGGGGTGGAGCACTTCTTGAGGGAGATGGGGCAGTTTTACGAAGCCGAGTGCTACCTTGTGGAGGCGGGGAAGATGGCGGAGAGCCAGAAGCGGTTCACCCACTTTGTGGGCCTGGCCTCAGAGCTGGTCTTGAGTGGCTTTCCTCTGGAGCTGATGGATCGAGGCACCTGCTGCGTTCCCTTGCGGTGGGTGACAGGCATCCTGAGGGAGCTTCACGCCCGGCTGGAGGGCAGACCCCGACTGCTGGTGCTCTCTGTGCTGGGAGCAGAGGGCACGGGGAAATCCACTCTGCTCAACACCATGTTTGGGCTCCAGTTTGCCACCAGCAGGAGCTACAAACCCCACGGCACTTTCATGCAGCTCATTTCGGTGACAGAGGACTTCCGCCAGGACCTGGGCTGTGACTTCATTCTGGTGATTGATTCCGGGGGGTTGACGGGTGGGGCCGTGGCCGCCAGGGGGGAGAGGTATGAGCTGGAGGTGTCCCTGGCCACTCTGGCCATGGGGCTCAGCAACATCACCGTGGTCAGCATGGCTGAAACCAAGGACACCCCTCTCGCTGccctccatgcctttctgaagCTCGAAAAATTGGGGCACGTCCCCAACTGTCAACTTGTGTCCCAGGACCTCAGTGACGGGCCAGTCCCCAGACCCAACCCGAGAGACCGGAAGCAGCTGCTGGAACAACTGAACGACCTGAGCAAAGCCGTAGCTGAGATGGAGAAGCAGGACGAGGAGCGGGCCCTCTCGGACACAGTCTTGTGCGACCCTGAGAAGCACATCTGGCACATCCCTCGCTTGTGGCATGGCATGCCCCCCATGGCCCCCGTGAGCTTGGGCTATTGTGAAGCCGTCTTCGAGTTAAAGAGATGCCTCCTAGAGAACATCAGAAATGGGGTGTGTCATCAGCACAGGGACATCGTACACCTGGTGGAGCTGGTGGGGCGGCTGTGA
- the URGCP gene encoding up-regulator of cell proliferation isoform X5, producing the protein MASPGHSDLGEVVPEGKDPETTQAEQENTDGTEEAQENGQPIVADFLTEERSRLHETMSLLGLETYCNRKLSLQDARQISFDSMKNWAPQVPTDLPWSFLRKLLALNSEVRNTTLLSDLPQDDRTGEKETQVDEQEIYWGTSEDIYSLTELVTTPDVPLNPLDLLCALLLCSDSFLQQELLVKMSLCQFALPVVLPDSETQNHTFLLWALRGVMRTWWWQSPGGPRTWREESLVLTRVPIISFARMDISSHSKSHLLNAVMSPSHHQPHDYFCHREMPSAANAREIADGLVEMSWYSPGSSSKENLDVFPEPVAFANLRGEIGSHWQQFKLLTETSAAVFILTDNIGQKEYELLCSLSGSTTRYYLILSPYRGKRNANLRFLNKLVSVLQIDYSHVLVKVSSTDSKRLVKRLQAIVVNVIKSASRKVSLEDMAETARTLGLKVDEDCEECQKARERVEKITQDIQDVELYKREKLRLQGDPWRSIAQVEKELCRLQRAGDSSPEKYKSELRQRLLALRMHQNRYELGGGMQEFIKGIANPSLVEKQYFLGWMKLKLEEMARQGRRQPPEALAPLGPKHSRPAELSEQLWPTSLGVEHFLREMGQFYEAECYLVEAGKMAESQKRFTHFVGLASELVLSGFPLELMDRGTCCVPLRWVTGILRELHARLEGRPRLLVLSVLGAEGTGKSTLLNTMFGLQFATSRSYKPHGTFMQLISVTEDFRQDLGCDFILVIDSGGLTGGAVAARGERYELEVSLATLAMGLSNITVVSMAETKDTPLAALHAFLKLEKLGHVPNCQLVSQDLSDGPVPRPNPRDRKQLLEQLNDLSKAVAEMEKQDEERALSDTVLCDPEKHIWHIPRLWHGMPPMAPVSLGYCEAVFELKRCLLENIRNGVCHQHRDIVHLVELVGRL; encoded by the exons GCACTCTGATTTGGGAGAAGTGGTACCGGAAGGGAAGGACCCAGAGACTACACAGGCTGAACAGGAAAATACAG ATGGCACAGAAGAAGCCCAGGAGAATGGACAGCCCATTGTGGCTGACTTCCTTACAG AGGAAAGGAGCAGGCTACATGAAACAATGTCACTCTTGGGACTGGAGACTTACTGCAACAGGAAACTCAGCCTCCAGGATGCCCGGCAGATCAGTTTTGACAGTATGAAGAACTGGGCACCCCAGGTGCCCACTGATTTGCCTTGGAGCTTCCTCAGAAAGCTCTTGGCTCTCAACTCGGAAGTCCGCAACACTACTTTGTTATCGGACTTGCCCCAGGATGACAGGACAGGTGAGAAAGAAACACAAGTAGATGAGCAGGAGATATACTGGGGTACCTCCGAGGACATTTATTCCCTCACCGAACTGGTGACGACCCCGGACGTGCCCCTGAATCCCTTGGACCTCCTCTGTGCGCTTCTCCTTTGCTCGGACAGTTTCCTGCAGCAGGAGTTGCTGGTCAAGATGTCTCTTTGCCAGTTTGCCCTCCCCGTCGTCTTGCCGGACTCAGAGACCCAAAACCACACCTTCCTGCTGTGGGCCCTGCGGGGTGTGATGAGGACGTGGTGGTGGCAGTCCCCGGGGGGGCCCAGGACTTGGAGAGAGGAGAGTCTGGTGCTCACGAGGGTGCCGATCATCTCCTTTGCACGCATGGACATCAGTAGCCACTCCAAGTCCCACCTCCTCAATGCCGTCATGAGCCCCAGTCACCACCAGCCCCATGACTATTTCTGCCACCGGGAGATGCCGTCGGCGGCCAATGCTCGGGAGATTGCAGACGGCTTGGTCGAGATGTCCTGGTACTCCCCGGGCAGCAGCAGCAAAGAGAACCTGGATGTCTTCCCGGAGCCCGTCGCCTTCGCCAATCTGAGGGGTGAGATCGGAAGTCACTGGCAGCAGTTCAAGCTTTTGACGGAGACATCGGCGGCCGTTTTCATTTTAACCGACAACATCGGCCAGAAGGAGTACGAGCTGCTCTGCTCCCTGAGTGGGTCCACCACTCGCTATTACCTCATCCTGAGCCCCTACCGTGGCAAACGCAACGCCAACCTGAGGTTCCTGAACAAGCTGGTGTCGGTCCTTCAGATCGACTACTCTCACGTCCTGGTGAAGGTCAGCAGCACGGACAGCAAGCGCCTCGTCAAGCGGCTCCAGGCCATTGTGGTGAATGTCATCAAGTCGGCGAGCAGGAAGGTGTCCCTGGAGGACATGGCGGAAACGGCTCGGACCCTGGGCCTAAAAGTGGATGAGGATTGCGAAGAGTGTCAGAAGGCGCGCGAGCGGGTGGAAAAGATCACCCAGGATATCCAGGACGTGGAGCTGTACAAGAGGGAGAAGCTCCGGTTACAGGGGGACCCTTGGAGAAGCATCGCCCAGGTGGAGAAGGAGCTCTGCCGGCTACAGCGGGCTGGCGACTCTTCTCCGGAGAAATACAAGTCGGAGCTCCGGCAGCGGCTGCTGGCCCTGAGGATGCACCAAAACCGCTATGAGCTGGGCGGGGGCATGCAGGAATTCATTAAGGGAATCGCCAACCCCTCCCTGGTGGAGAAGCAATACTTCCTGGGCTGGATGAaactgaagctggaagagatggCAAGGCAGGGCCGGCGGCAGCCCCCAGAGGCCCTGGCACCCCTGGGACCCAAACACAGTCGGCCGGCAGAGCTCAGCGAGCAGCTCTGGCCCACTTCCTTGGGGGTGGAGCACTTCTTGAGGGAGATGGGGCAGTTTTACGAAGCCGAGTGCTACCTTGTGGAGGCGGGGAAGATGGCGGAGAGCCAGAAGCGGTTCACCCACTTTGTGGGCCTGGCCTCAGAGCTGGTCTTGAGTGGCTTTCCTCTGGAGCTGATGGATCGAGGCACCTGCTGCGTTCCCTTGCGGTGGGTGACAGGCATCCTGAGGGAGCTTCACGCCCGGCTGGAGGGCAGACCCCGACTGCTGGTGCTCTCTGTGCTGGGAGCAGAGGGCACGGGGAAATCCACTCTGCTCAACACCATGTTTGGGCTCCAGTTTGCCACCAGCAGGAGCTACAAACCCCACGGCACTTTCATGCAGCTCATTTCGGTGACAGAGGACTTCCGCCAGGACCTGGGCTGTGACTTCATTCTGGTGATTGATTCCGGGGGGTTGACGGGTGGGGCCGTGGCCGCCAGGGGGGAGAGGTATGAGCTGGAGGTGTCCCTGGCCACTCTGGCCATGGGGCTCAGCAACATCACCGTGGTCAGCATGGCTGAAACCAAGGACACCCCTCTCGCTGccctccatgcctttctgaagCTCGAAAAATTGGGGCACGTCCCCAACTGTCAACTTGTGTCCCAGGACCTCAGTGACGGGCCAGTCCCCAGACCCAACCCGAGAGACCGGAAGCAGCTGCTGGAACAACTGAACGACCTGAGCAAAGCCGTAGCTGAGATGGAGAAGCAGGACGAGGAGCGGGCCCTCTCGGACACAGTCTTGTGCGACCCTGAGAAGCACATCTGGCACATCCCTCGCTTGTGGCATGGCATGCCCCCCATGGCCCCCGTGAGCTTGGGCTATTGTGAAGCCGTCTTCGAGTTAAAGAGATGCCTCCTAGAGAACATCAGAAATGGGGTGTGTCATCAGCACAGGGACATCGTACACCTGGTGGAGCTGGTGGGGCGGCTGTGA